Within Topomyia yanbarensis strain Yona2022 chromosome 2, ASM3024719v1, whole genome shotgun sequence, the genomic segment GTATATATGCTGCCGCGGCAAACGCTGATTCTGATGCATCAACAAAGATATGCAATTCCAATGATTTTGCGTCCGGTATGTTGGGAGAGAAACACCTAGAAATTCTCATATGTGATATTGTGGATAGTCTATTTGTCCAAATCGTCCAATCTTCCATTAATTTCGTAGATATTTTCTCATCCCAGTCTATACCTTCTTTCCAGGCTTGTTGCATTAGTAATTTACCTCCAATCGTAATATGCGCTATTAATCCAAGAGGGTCGAAGATTCTGGCAATTGTTGAGAGGACTTCTCTTTTGGTCGGTATGGCGTTGGACTTGAAGTCTGCTATTCTATACCCAATTGTGTCTTGGGTCGTGTCCCAGTATACTCCGAGGACTTTCTCTGATGTTGcagttttttcaataaattccttTTGGGTGGATTGTCTCGCGACGTTGCGTTCAGGTAGAACGTCTAGCATTTCGGCATCGTTTGAAATGATGTTTCTTAGTGTGAAGTGTGCAGCTTCATGAATTTTTATAACTCCGAAAGTGACTGCACTGGCTTCCTCCGCTGTCGAGAAACTGTCCAGATAATCGTCAACATAGTGTTGTTTTATAATGGCGTTGGCTGCCACCGGATCGCAATCTCGGTAGTTCTCTGCGTTTGCATTCTTTACTGCTTGGGCACATGCAGGTGAGCAGGTTGCTCCAAACGTCATTACCTGCATTACGTAGTGTCCCATGGTATTTGAAGCCTTACCGTCCCTCCATAAGAATCGTTGAGCCTCCTGGTCCTCTTTGCGTATTTTAATTTGTGGGAACATCTCTTGGATGTCTCCTGCTACTGCGTACTTTCCTTCTCGGAATCTCAGTAAAATTCCAAAGAGCGATGTCAAGTTATCGGGACCAGAGAGTAATTCAGTGTTGAGCGATAATCCTTGTACCTTGGCAGCTGCGTCAAATACAAGTCGCGGTTTTAAAGGTGTTTTATTAGGATTTACGACAGCGAAATGAGGCAAATAGTATGTTTTATCGGTTGTTAGTGTTATCTCGTTTGCTGTTAATTTTCGTGCGTATCCCTTTTCAACGTATTCCTTAATTTTGTCCGTGTACCATTGGGCAAACTCAGGGTTTTTCCTCATCTTAGTTTCAGTGTATTCTAACCTCTTTAATGCTCCCTTGAAGCTTTCTGATTTTGGCATTATGGGCCTGGCTTGTTTCCATAAAAGGCCAATTTCGTATTGACTCCCGTCATACTTCATtgtttcttttatcaatttttcagctcGTCTATCCTCCTCGCTCTGTTGGTTAGTGGTGCTAACCTTAACGCCAAACTCTTCCGTTGAGAAGTATTTCCTCATTTCTTCTCGTAGTGAGTCTTGCTCCTCTACTACACAGGAATATATTTCTCCTTGATGTCGGGAGTTGGTCCTTCCGTAAATGACCCATCCTATTGGTGTTTTAGCGGCAACTGGACCGACTTTGCTTGCTCTCTGTTTTGTTGCTGTTAATAGTCGGGGATGATCAAGTCCAATAAGTAATGTCGGCTCAGCATTCTCGTATCCTTGAataggaaggtttttaagatggTTGTAGTTTTCATGAAGATCCTTGTAGTCAAGTGTCTGTCGTGGCAAGGATAATTTTTTTACTGTACGTACACTTTCCATTTGGTATCGAATTTTGTTGTCGcctgatattttgaaacatacGCTTTGGCTTTCGTTATCTTCGTGTACGGAGTCATTTGTCCATTTTATGCATAATGGTGATACTGGCCCTTGCAAACCTAAATCTTTGGCCAAGTCGTCGAGGATTAGACTGTTCGATGAGCCGTGATCCAAAAATGCGAAGGTTTCTAATTGTCTTCCTTGCGCATAAAGTGTAACCGGCAGTATTTGGTAGTAGACCTTATTTCTTTTGGTAGCGTGTATGTTAGTGCGCACATCTTCTTGTTCCTTCGAGGTGGACGATGTTGGAGCTTGCGCATCTATTTCTTTCACTTCCTTCTTATCTTGGTTCTTCTTGTTGTCTTTTGAATGTCCTGAAGgttccttgattttttgttttgtttcctcCTTTTGGGAGGTTcttttttcatcatttgtttTTGGTCTGACGTGAAGAAATGTGTGATGATGTGCTGTACATCCTTCTGTTCTGCAGTTTGGCCTCATTTGACAGTTTCTAAAGGAGTGTCCTTGGCGTAAACAGTTAAAGCACATGCGTTTCTCTAGTGCCAGTTCTCGTCTTTTTTCCACACTCATCTTTTTAAAGACCGGGCATGCTACTATCCAATGTTGTTGGCTACAACAGGAACATTTGGCTTGGGATCTGGATGTTGTTTCAGCGTGCATATTGACTCTTGATTGGCGCTCATTTTTCGGGTTTTCCTTCTCAGATTGACACACCTTTTGTGCAATAAGAAGTGTTGCTCTTTGCTGTTGCGGTTTCAAAAACTCGTGTAATTCCTTTAGTGTGAGTTTTTGCCGTGGTCGTCCTTCTTGCGGAATCATTGCTTCTGCTTCCTTGTCCGCCCATTGTTCTCTTAAGTTCAGTGGTAAGCGGCAAACAAGTTCAGCCATCTGCAACGGATTAGTTAAATAATCCTCGCACTGTATCATGGACATGTTGGACACCAAATTTCCGAGAGTCACTACGAAGTCCACCATGCTTTGAGGGTATTCCATGCGTGGGTTCCGTAACTTTGCCAAATCCTTCCATAGTTCGTTGTATATAGCCAACGGTTGTCCGTAAATACTATCCAGAGTTTCTACTACATGTTTCTCGTTTCCTGGATCCATCAGCAAGGCACTTACGTGTACCTTTGCTGTCTTGCCTAGACTTGCCATAAGTCTGTTTATATTGTCGGTATCGCTGAATTGACCTTCTCGTTTGCTTTGTTCGTAAAGCCGTTTGAAATTTGGCCAATCCTTGTAATTTCCGTTGAAAACTGGGAGGGGTGTTGCTGTTTGCCTCCTCAGTAAGTTTGTAATTTCATCCGGCAATTTGATTGTCGGAGCTATTTGTTGTCCCGCTTCGGGGTCCATTTTTACTTGGTGCATTTTGGTTGCCATCTCAATCATGGCTTTTTGAAATGCCTCATCACGCAATTTTTGGCTTTCCATTTGTGCCTCAAATTGGCGTCTTAGCAGCTCTACAGTGTCTGCTGGTCCGCGTTCCTTGGACACACTCCTGGTAGTCTTCTTCTTTTGATCCTCCAGCTCCTTTCTTAGTTGCTGGAGCTCCATTATTTCCTCTTTGCACTTTGGGCAGTGCCAGAGGTCCTTAGTGGAGGGTCTTTTCTCAAGTTTGGTGCAGGTCATGTGGAACCAGTTCCAACACTTTGAGCACTCGACCATCCATTCGTCCGCGCTGTCCTTATCCTTGCACAGGCGGCAATTCCCATTCGGGTTGTGCGCGTATCCTCCAGATGCCATCCTTTAGATCCGCTTTCTCTTTCGGCTTGTTTTAGATTCACTAGTGATATATCGCACGGTGTGATATATATTGTGATATCTTATTCAAGCACTGTTTGTTTTCACCGAATCCGCTATTGGCTGCGGATACGCCTTATTAGCGATTTTGTAAGTGACGCGTATTGCAATGCGTATTACTGTCCGTTATAAGCTACGGACACGCTGTGTTTCTAGCGTTTTTCCACCACAGTTTGTAGGTGTTCGCTTAATGTTTATGCCTTTTTCCACTACCGTAGCTTGGTCAGTGTAGGACTTAGTAGTTTTTCTTTACTTCGTGCCTTCTGtggcgagaattgtgaggataATTCCTCTCTGGAGCCACCATATATCGTTCCGCCGAACGATCTTTCGCCGCAGAAGGGGGTGCTGGGTCTAGTTAGAAGCGTCCTGCGGTACAAGCCACTTCTAATTCTAGACTAAGTATAGTTTGTGGCACCTGCGTTACAAATACCACACGCTATAGCTTAATAAGCCGGGAATTCCTCGTCCAGTTAGTATCGTTCTGCGTAACAAACCAATACTAATTCTGGTCGTAAGACAATTTGCTTCCCCGCTTGCGTTACAAACAAGGAAGTAATTTGACTTTGGATTTAACAAGGTGGAAAACCAACGAAGAACTCCAGGGTCTGGACACGAAGTAAAGGATTTTCGACTGAGTGAAGTGGTACTTTCGACTGCTCGATTTCAACtttattttattatacaattttttggtttatatacctactttcctaaagctagctatttacaaataatcgatttttgaatcgattttatttggatttgttttggtacagaatgttaacaatgaatattgttgtcaactctgcacaaatgttttattatccaaGCCACCGCGCGAAGTCAAATATCGATATAATTATCGTCTTCGAATGCGCTGTGACCGGCAGTGGCACCGAAAATGCCGATGAAGCATATATGACCCTTGCGTGAGCGCGCATTGACTCATCATTGGGCGCACTTGAATGTAATTTGATTTTCCTTCTGCCTCTTTAGGTCAGAACGAACTGTTCTATGTTGCGgtggtttgttttgattctgccgAACGGTTTTCTTGTGCTCGCTGCGAACAGCTGTTTATGATTTTGCGTCGGCGACAGGTCTTCTAAAGCGAATCTGTTATGAACGAAGAACCAAAAACTAGATCTTGACAGGCCCATGTGATAGTGAACCGAGCGTGCTGTTTGACTCGGGTAGAACACCCGACTCCTAGTAatcagaagacaaaagtttCTTTACATTTCCCTTCGGTCGCCTACACGTTTTTGCGTTTTGTTATCTTTTGTTTCTTTTAGTCTTCAATTTACCGAAAATAGTCACCAAAATCGATAAAGCAGAACCTTGCGACAATTAAAACATAATAACATACAAATACAGTACTCTTTTGATGCCATATTAAACAACATGccgaaaaattacaattttacaaCTTCCATTTACCATTTTTTCGTCCACCAGTTTCATTTCCGGCATATCCTTACTCGGTACCCCCACCGAAATCTACGTCTATGGCGTCCAATACATGTACATCGTGGGTGGCGTCATCTCAATGGGATTCATCATGATGTACATCTATCTCCCGGTATTCCACAACCTACAACTTACCTCCACGTATCAGGTACTATGACAATGACCCACATCACAATGAATGGAAATAACCGATAGTTCTTTATTCCAGTACCTCCAAACCCGTTTCGACAAGCGAATGCGACTGTTCGGTTCGATTCTCTTCACAATCGCCACGGTAAGTTACTCCAAGGTTGATTTGCGTTCTGCGCCCCGGATGTCGACGATTGACTAAATTGAGTTGCATTACGCACTGATTTTCTCGCTCTTCTGTTAACTCGTTTCAATTGCAGATGGCTTGGCTCCCGATCGTAATTTACGTTCCGGCGTTGGCTTTCAACCAGGTTACGGGGATAAATGTTCACCTGATCACGCCATTGGTTTGTGTCATCTGTATTTTCTACACGTGTGTCGGTGGGCTGAAGGCCGTCGTATGGACGGATGTCGTGCAAACGGTACTCATGTTTGGCGCCATGTTGCTGATTATTTTCAAGGGAACCTATGACGTTGGCGGTTTTCCAGTCGTTATTGATCGAGCAATCGTTAGCGGCAGGATAGAAAGTCCGGATCTGCGATTTGATCTTACCACCAGACATAACATATACTCGTGCGTTATTGGAGGGGTAGTTTACTGGTTGAAGACGAATGCCGTTAGTCAGAACATGATTCAACGCTATCTATCACTTCCAACGATGAAGGCGGCAAAACAAGCACTGTGGACATTCATAGCTGGAACCTTAGTGCTACTTGGGCTTTGCTCGTACAGTGGACTGTTGATCTATGCTAAGTACTACGACTGTGATCCGTTGACAACTAAATTGGCTAGTGCGAAGGACCAGTTGCTGCCTCTTCTGGTGATGGATACCCTGGGCGATTATCCTGGACTACCGGGACTATTCGTGGCCGGTGTGTTCTCTGCAGCACTGAGCTCTCTATCCACCGGACTGAACTCGATGTCTGCCGTAGTGTTGGAGGATTTTTTCAAACCCTTTTCGAATCGACCACTCAGCGAGAGAGCTACTGCGTAGGGTCTGATCTCATTATCTATACCGGTTactaattacttaaattttttgTAGGATAATAATGCGAGCTGTCGTTGGAGTATTCGGAACGATTTGCGTTATCTTGGTTTTCGTAGTGGAAAAACTTGGATCAGTGTTGCAGCTGTCCATGAGTTTGGGTAGTGTAAGCAACGGACCACTGCTTGGTATCTTCACCCTTGGGGTATTGATTCCGTGGGCTAACGGAACTGTAAGTGTGAAGTTATTCGAGTGACATACTTTACTAgcaagaaaacattttttcaggGGGCAATAATTGGAGGCACAATTGGATTGGTTATAATGTCATGGATCTGCTTCAACGCCCAGGTTGCTATCGCTACCGGCGTGATGACATTCGAACCTAAACCGGTGGATACGCAGGGTTGCAACTACCATTACATTGCATCGGAACCGATGAGTATGTTAGCAATCAATGTAACAACTACTCCAGCTGCTCCAAGGTAGGAACTAAGATTGCGCCTCAATGATTAAGATTTTAAAATCCCATTCCATCATCTAGTGCTGAACCGGATTTCGAACTCTACCAGATATCGTACCTCTGGTACACGTTGATGGGAGCCACGATCACAATCGTGATAGCCGTGATCGTGTCGTTCCTGGTGGGGCCCAATAATCCGGACGAGCTGAATCCAAAGTTGTTTGCTCCGTTCATCGAACGGATTTTGAACCGAAGACGCCGCCGGAAGGCAGTCCACAATCAGCCACGAATGGAACTCCTTGATATCGGGTTCCACTAGCGTTAAGAAATGATTGATCGTTTCAAGAATCGGCCAGACTTTCTGGTAAAGTCAGAAGGGTgatgtatttttatttgttttattagagttatgaaattaaaaaatataaattgcaTAGCTTGGTATAAGTCGCTGCAACGAAAGAAAGGTCCCTTTAAAGTGTTCCCTAGACAAAATGTTAAGTTTATAATATATTATCAAATCTAAACAGCGAAGAAACTTCTacatatttataatttttgcagCGTTCCGgaaatattttgcaatgaacTCTATAACCAATTGTCATAAAAGTTGCCACGATTGGGCACAACTAGCTAGTGTGGGTTCTATCTCGAAGTCGATGGCCTCTTTTAGGTTTTTCACTAGATATAACTTTAGCTGATCTTTCTTCTTGCATTCATGTTACATGCCCAGGCCACTATAGCCTACCGTGAGCTATCAAAATGTTTATACATGTGGTACTGCTCATGGTTCATGTCCATGCTTTCTCCATTGTGCAGCCGAATATTGGGCGTAAAAACTTATCTTACAGACACCACGCACTCCATAGCCTATCTTCTCCATCGCTTCTTGCACTTACAGAGCAAAAATGCTTGGTATAGAGCAAGATTACTAGTGTTACAAGATCGTGGCGATCTAGTCCATGAATTTTCAACTCGAAATCAACACTTTTCGTACTTTTACTTCGTCCTGCCAGAATTTATGGTTAATTCGACTATCGCAgcgtttattttagaaaaaaaaaaacaaatggccCTTCCACTGCCATTTGTCAATGTCGTCCTAGCTCTTCGTATCGCCTTCGAGCGTTATGTGGAAAAACAAGTTAGAATTACCGTAATTCAATCCATCTAACGTCGCACATGAGTCGGATGTTCTTCCAACTATTCTGACGCTTGATTTTGTTCCATCCAACTCGACACGAATCATCCTAATCAGTTTTGTCGGAAAGCCATGGTCGTCCGTGTCCTGCAACAATTCGTTTCGTTTCATTGAATCACATACTACCTAGAAATTTACAAATAGGTCGTGCATCCGAAAGCTGCATTCCCGAATTGTCGCCGGTAAAACATATGATCCATCGCTGATCGCTCTTCTCACAATCCGCTTTGGAATTCGCCGACAAAGGACAACTGGCgcagtctgctaaacagaacacgggagaGGCGATTATAGGCGATGCGCAGCTTCATGTTTATACCTGAAAGGAAACAACTTTAACATAACTAACCCTGTCGAGTATTAGTTCTCATATCAGACTGTTTGAACGTCGTTCATACTGGTTCTGGTCCAGTTCAAAAGCTAAaaatcattcgttatcgagcactcagtcgagatagaagtcttttgtcatcggtccgtacactctatagcgacaaatagtgttaatccgcgttcaaggttatttacacactctgcgcctagctgaggtttcagtattttttcccttcttttgtgtttctgtttctgagtaccgttagccggtcagtgaagtgaaacagtgttcttctagtaagccgtctggataccgttacatacacaagctaagtattagttttcgtttccccttcttggttgtcttaataacgtgcactgggcaataggcccgtgcaaaaatgacttcccctgacggcggttcatctcaaggtgagatggacgtcgaaataaaatcggctccccggctcaaggtatatccgagctcggccaccgggccatttgtgatcttcttccggaccaaagaaaaaaaatgtttgaatctgttgcagatttctcgagttctgacggatcggtattcggccgtgacagaaatatcgaaaattcggcctgataagcttcgggtggtggttaacagttcaactcaggcaaacgatattgctggatacgagccctttacgagggagtacagggtgtatattccagctagcagggttgaagtcagtggggtcgtttccgattcgagtctgaattgcgaggacctgctaaaatatgggactggctgtttcaaagaccccatgcttaagccagtgaagatactggaatgcaaacgtttgcattcagcatcagtcgcagctgacgggaagaaaacatacgtcaactcagactcttatcgggtgaccttcgccggctctgccctgcctaattacctcctttttgacaaggttcgtctacctgttcgcctctttgtgccgcgggtcatgaactgtactaattgcaaacaattgggacacacagcctcccattgtagcaataaagcccgctgtgggaaatgcggtgggaatcatgcggatgattcctgtggtagagatgtcgaaaagtgcctctactgtgggggaaacccacatgatctcccttcatgtcccgcgtacaaacagcgcgaggaaaatcttaagcgttcccttcagggacgctctaagcgatcttttgcagaaatgcttaagatagctacgccacctgtctctacgaacatctttaccaacctgtctactgacgaaggcgactgtgatgaaccccaggagggaacatcttctgctgtgcctagaagtagtagaaaaaggaagaacatttcctcttccaagcttcgtcgtaaaggccagaaggtgtctcttcatggtccccctaaaataactactcaaggaagtactggtgcaaaaccgaagcaagtcgctcccggtctcagtaacctgagctcagaaaaggagttcccagcacttccaggaacatcaaaaaccccaagtgttcccatatctcagccagagaaagaaaacagtgctggcttaataaatttctctgacattgtggaccgtattcttatagcgttaaacatttctgacccccttaaaagtatcttgataagctttctccccgcagtaaaaacattcttgatgcagttcactgcgaaatggcccctcctttcagcgattgtatccttcgatggctaattcatcgaacgaggtcaaggatttaatcactgttctacagtggaattgcagaagcattatcccgaaaatcgattcgtttaaaatcttactaaataatttgaaatgcgatgcatttgccctatgcgagacatggctcacttcagaaataaccctacacttccacgattttaatattattcgcttggatcgagaagactcttacggaggagtacttttggggatcaaaaagtgctattctttcaatcggatcgacctcccctcgacaccaggcattgaagttgtcgcttgccaaaccagaattaaaggcaaagaactttgcattgcttccacctacatcccccctagagcctcagttagccaccgacggctttgcgatattgcggaactcctccccgcaccgaggctagttttaggtgactttaactcccacggcacggcatggggttgccttcatgacgataatcgatctaccctactccatgagctttgcgacaacttcaatatgaccattttgaatacgggtgaaatgacacggattcctgcccctccagcgcgtccgagcgccttagacctgtccctctgctcgacatcgctgcggttagattgcatgtggaaggtagtctctgatccccacggcagcgaccatctgccaatcgtaattaatattgctaacggttcagggccaccgaatacaatcaatgtttcgtatgacctcacacgaaatattgattggaagagctacgcgtccgcgatatccgaaaaagtagaatcgacacaagagcttcctccggaggaagagtacgggttcctggctggcttgattctcgataccgcgattcaagctcagactaaacgcgtaccagacgcgaattcacgcgggcgtcctcccaatccatggtgggacaaagagtgctcagacgtgtacgcggagaaggccgctgcgtataagaccttccgggacgacgggctgccagctagctaccgacaatacgcgatggcggaaacgcgcatgaagagtttgataaaagccaaaaaacgtagctactggcgccggttcgtcgacggactaacgagagaaacagcgatgagcactctttggagtacggcccggcgcttacgaaaccgaaacagtaccaatgagagtgtggaatattcaaaccgttggatattcgattttgccaagaaggtttgtccggattccgccccggcacagaagatctaccgcgccgcgtcccctcacaataacgcgaacgaaacaccgttttcgatggtggagttctcacttgctctcttatcatgtaacaataaagccccagggccagacagaatcaaatttaacttgttaaagaatctgccagactctgccaagagacgcttgttgaatttatttaataagtttcttgagggtaatattgtccctcatcactggaggcaagtgaaggtcatcgccattcaaaaaccaggaaaaccagcctccgaccacaactcgtatcgaccgattgcaatgctgtcctgtatccgaaagttgttcgagaaaatgatcttgtttcgcctcgataattgggttgaagcaaatggcttactgtcagatacacaatttggtttccgcaaaggcaaagggacgaacgattgtcttgcgttgctctcaacagaaattcaaatggcttatgctagcaaagagcagatggcatcagttttcctagatataaagggggcttttgatt encodes:
- the LOC131685770 gene encoding sodium-coupled monocarboxylate transporter 1, with amino-acid sequence MAGLSVDEVKVSLQKFGLYDYVVFVMMLVSCLLIGIYFGFIKKKALKGGAEADYLVGGRKMSVIPVSLSLIASFISGISLLGTPTEIYVYGVQYMYIVGGVISMGFIMMYIYLPVFHNLQLTSTYQYLQTRFDKRMRLFGSILFTIATMAWLPIVIYVPALAFNQVTGINVHLITPLVCVICIFYTCVGGLKAVVWTDVVQTVLMFGAMLLIIFKGTYDVGGFPVVIDRAIVSGRIESPDLRFDLTTRHNIYSCVIGGVVYWLKTNAVSQNMIQRYLSLPTMKAAKQALWTFIAGTLVLLGLCSYSGLLIYAKYYDCDPLTTKLASAKDQLLPLLVMDTLGDYPGLPGLFVAGVFSAALSSLSTGLNSMSAVVLEDFFKPFSNRPLSERATAIIMRAVVGVFGTICVILVFVVEKLGSVLQLSMSLGSVSNGPLLGIFTLGVLIPWANGTGAIIGGTIGLVIMSWICFNAQVAIATGVMTFEPKPVDTQGCNYHYIASEPMSMLAINVTTTPAAPSAEPDFELYQISYLWYTLMGATITIVIAVIVSFLVGPNNPDELNPKLFAPFIERILNRRRRRKAVHNQPRMELLDIGFH